From Macaca fascicularis isolate 582-1 chromosome 14, T2T-MFA8v1.1, a single genomic window includes:
- the LOC102145821 gene encoding LOW QUALITY PROTEIN: olfactory receptor 52Z1P-like (The sequence of the model RefSeq protein was modified relative to this genomic sequence to represent the inferred CDS: substituted 1 base at 1 genomic stop codon) encodes MAPFFHNHTNPQDVWYVLMEIPGLEGLHTWISIPFSFVYTVAVAGNILLIFLIMTEHSLHEPMYLFLSMLASADFLLSTAAAPKMLAIHSMDISFGSSVSQMFFIHFIFVAESPILLAMAFDLYVAICYPLRYTTILTSSTIRKIGIATVVRSFFICCPFVFLVYXLTYCGRNIIPHSYCEHMGIASLAYGSINVNIIYGLTVALLSTGLDIVLIIISYVMILYAVFQIPSWAARFKALSTCGSHICVTLMFYAPAFFSFLAHRFGGKTIPHHIHILVANLYVLVPPMLNPIIYGVKTKQIKDRAILLFSPISVCC; translated from the coding sequence ATGGCTCCTTTCTTTCATAATCACACTAATCCCCAGGATGTGTGGTATGTCCTAATGGAAATCCCAGGGCTGGAAGGCTTGCATACCTGGATCTCCatccctttttcttttgtgtacaCTGTGGCTGTTGCAGGCAATATCCTCTTGATCTTCCTGATCATGACTGAGCACAGTCTCCATGAGCCCATGTATCTCTTCCTATCCATGCTGGCCTCAGCAGACTTCCTGCTCTCCACCGCTGCAGCCCCTAAGATGCTGGCTATCCACTCTATGGATATATCCTTTGGTAGCTCTGTGTCTCAGATGTTCTTCATACATTTCATCTTTGTGGCAGAATCTCCTATTCTCCTGGCAATGGCATTTGACCTCTATGTGGCCATCTGTTACCCACTGAGATACACCACCATTTTAACCTCGTCAACCATCAGGAAGATTGGCATAGCAACTGTGGTCAGGAGCTTTTTCATCTGCTGTCCGTTCGTCTTCCTGGTATACTGACTTACATATTGTGGGAGAAACATCATTCCTCATTCCTACTGTGAGCACATGGGCATTGCCAGTTTGGCATATGGCAGTATCAATGTCAACATCATTTATGGCCTCACTGTGGCCCTACTCTCTACAGGACTGGATATAGTGCTTATCATTATATCCTATGTAATGATCCTTTACGCAGTGTTTCAGATACCTTCCTGGGCTGCCAGGTTCAAGGCCCTTAGTACGTGTGGCTCTCATATCTGTGTCACACTTATGTTCTATGCCCCagcattcttttcatttcttgcCCATCGCTTTGGAGGTAAAACCATCCCTCACCACATTCACATTCTAGTGGCCAATCTCTATGTGTTGGTGCCCCCTATGCTAAACCCCATCATTTATGGGGTGAAGACCAAACAAATTAAAGATCGAGCgattttgcttttctctcctATCAGTGTATgctgttaa
- the OR52A1 gene encoding olfactory receptor 52A1: MSISNITVYMPSVLTLIGIPGLESVQCWIGIPFCAIYLIAMIGNSLLLIIIKSEGSLHEPLYIFLGMLGATDIALASSIMPKMLGIFWFNMPEIYFDSCLLQMWFIHTFQCIESGILMAMALDRYVAICYPLRHAIIFTHQLVIQIGTVVVLRAAILVAPCLVLIKCRFQLYHTTVILHSYCEHMAIVKLAAANVQVNKIYGLFVAFTVAGFDLTFITLSYIQIFITVFRLPQKEARFKAFNTCVAHICVFLQFYLLAFFSFFTHRFGSHIPPYIHILFSSVYLLVPPFLNPLVYGAKTTQIRIHVVKMFCS; encoded by the coding sequence ATGTCCATTTCCAACATCACAGTCTACATGCCCTCTGTGTTGACACTAATAGGGATCCCAGGCCTAGAATCTGTGCAGTGCTGGATTGGGATTCCATTCTGTGCCATTTATCTCATTGCTATGATTGGAAATTCCCTGCTTCTGATCATCATCAAATCTGAAGGCAGTCTCCATGAGCCCTTGTACATTTTCTTAGGCATGCTAGGAGCTACAGATATTGCACTTGCTAGCAGCATTATGCCCAAGATGCTTGGAATATTCTGGTTTAATATGCCTGAAATCTATTTTGATTCCTGCTTGCTTCAAATGTGGTTCATCCACACATTTCAGTGCATAGAGTCAGGCATCCTGATGGCCATGGCCCTGGATCGTTATGTGGCCATCTGTTATCCACTAAGACATGCCATCATCTTCACCCACCAGCTTGTCATTCAGATAGGAACTGTGGTCGTACTCAGGGCTGCTATTCTTGTAGCCCCATGCCTAGTACTGATAAAGTGCCGGTTTCAATTGTACCACACAACAGTCATCCTCCACTCCTACTGTGAGCATATGGCCATTGTGAAACTAGCTGCAGCAAATGTTCAAGTCAACAAAATCTATGGTTTGTTTGTGGCCTTCACTGTTGCAGGATTTGACCTCACATTCATCACATTGTCCTACATCCAGATATTTATCACAGTGTTTCGTTTGCCCCAGAAGGAGGCTAGGTTTAAAGCATTCAATACCTGCGTTGCTCACATCTGTGTCTTCCTCCAGTTCTACCTCCTtgccttcttctccttcttcacaCATAGGTTTGGGTCTCACATCCCCCCTTATATCCATATTCTCTTTTCTAGCGTTTACTTGCTGGTCCCTCCATTTCTCAATCCACTTGTCTATGGTGCAAAGACCACGCAGATTCGCATTCATGTGGTAAAAATGTTCTGTTCATAA